One genomic segment of Pseudomonadota bacterium includes these proteins:
- a CDS encoding polynucleotide adenylyltransferase PcnB, producing MNDDLRPDADPRPAARIIPRAEHSISRAAISPNALRVLYRLREAGYEAFLVGGCVRDLLIGITPKDFDIATSALPEEVKRTFRNCRLIGRRFRLAHVFFGREIIEVATFRAMSAPELGDEVPEPPAADLDDDVDDELLDDVDEDETDESVVLAEAGPHQTGFHGSRPGRERDRSRHAGAGDDDADEDRVTDEHGRILRDNAYGSIDDDVWRRDFTANSLYYNIADFSIWDYCGGVEDISARQLKLIGDPHTRYREDPVRMLRAARFEAKLGFTLDGETGSAIPQLRELLGSVPPARLFDETLKLFLTGHGAMSLTVLRRHGLLGELLPSVAGYLDRHPNGAVARLLQQGLINTDQRVAAGKPVTPTFLFALLLYGPIAEIIEKQPQEKWHDIGTIVDAVDRAARAAQGRISIPKRFSLGVREMFAAQPRLEQPRGRRALRMLEQPRFRAGFDLLLLRADMGLASRELADWWTKIQEVSQADRDRMADSLGGPARQAGDVGGGASRRGPRRRRRGGRGRAPAAS from the coding sequence TTGAACGACGATTTGCGACCTGACGCGGACCCACGGCCCGCCGCACGCATCATCCCCCGTGCCGAACATTCCATATCGCGCGCCGCGATCTCGCCGAACGCCTTGCGTGTGCTGTATCGCCTGCGCGAAGCCGGCTACGAGGCCTTTCTCGTGGGCGGGTGCGTACGCGACCTGCTGATCGGAATCACGCCGAAGGATTTCGACATCGCCACCAGCGCGTTGCCGGAAGAAGTGAAGCGCACCTTCCGCAACTGCCGGCTCATCGGCCGGCGCTTCCGGCTGGCGCATGTGTTCTTCGGCCGCGAGATCATCGAGGTCGCGACCTTCCGCGCCATGAGCGCGCCGGAGCTGGGCGATGAAGTGCCCGAACCGCCGGCCGCCGATCTCGACGACGACGTCGACGACGAACTGCTGGACGATGTCGACGAGGACGAGACCGACGAAAGCGTGGTGCTGGCCGAGGCCGGCCCGCACCAGACCGGTTTTCATGGTTCCAGGCCCGGCCGCGAGCGTGATCGCTCGCGCCATGCGGGTGCCGGCGATGACGACGCAGACGAAGACCGCGTCACCGACGAACACGGCCGCATCCTGCGCGACAACGCCTACGGCAGCATCGACGACGACGTCTGGCGCCGCGATTTCACGGCGAACTCGCTGTACTACAACATCGCGGACTTCTCGATCTGGGACTACTGCGGCGGCGTCGAGGACATTTCCGCGCGCCAGCTGAAGCTGATCGGCGATCCGCACACGCGGTATCGCGAAGACCCGGTGCGCATGCTGCGCGCCGCGCGCTTCGAGGCGAAGCTCGGCTTCACGCTCGACGGCGAAACCGGCAGCGCCATCCCGCAGCTGCGCGAGTTGTTAGGCAGCGTGCCGCCGGCGCGCCTGTTCGACGAAACGCTCAAGCTGTTCCTGACCGGCCACGGCGCCATGAGCCTGACGGTGCTGCGCCGGCACGGGCTGCTGGGCGAGTTGCTGCCGTCGGTCGCGGGATATCTGGACCGCCACCCGAACGGCGCGGTGGCGCGCCTGCTGCAGCAGGGCCTGATCAACACCGACCAACGCGTGGCGGCGGGCAAACCCGTCACCCCGACCTTCCTGTTCGCGTTGCTGCTGTATGGACCGATCGCCGAGATCATCGAAAAGCAGCCGCAGGAAAAGTGGCACGACATCGGCACCATTGTCGATGCGGTGGATCGCGCGGCGCGTGCCGCGCAGGGCCGCATCTCGATTCCGAAACGTTTCTCGCTCGGTGTGCGCGAGATGTTCGCCGCCCAGCCGCGCCTGGAACAGCCGCGCGGAAGGCGTGCATTGCGCATGCTGGAACAGCCGCGTTTCCGCGCCGGCTTCGACCTGCTGCTGCTGCGCGCGGACATGGGCCTGGCGTCGCGCGAACTCGCCGACTGGTGGACGAAGATCCAGGAAGTCTCGCAGGCGGATCGCGACCGCATGGCCGATTCGCTCGGGGGACCGGCGCGCCAGGCGGGTGACGTTGGCGGTGGCGCCAGCCGCCGGGGCCCGCGCCGCCGGCGTCGCGGTGGACGAGGACGGGCGCCCGCGGCCTCATGA
- the folK gene encoding 2-amino-4-hydroxy-6-hydroxymethyldihydropteridine diphosphokinase, with the protein MNAAVDCLDANPRWLPAYVGVGSNLDGPEAQVRRALQALGKLPGTRLVVSSPLYRTPPFGAVVQPAFVNAVAGLLTQTSPDDLLTALRSLERELGREPPRERWGPRLIDLDLLVVGRETRSTPALTLPHPGIAERDFVLYPLADIAPDLEVPGAGRVADLRARVADRGITRL; encoded by the coding sequence ATGAACGCCGCGGTCGACTGCCTCGACGCGAACCCGCGCTGGTTGCCAGCCTACGTCGGAGTGGGCAGCAATCTCGACGGCCCAGAGGCGCAGGTGCGGCGCGCGCTGCAGGCGCTCGGGAAACTGCCGGGCACGCGCCTGGTAGTCAGCTCGCCGCTGTATCGCACGCCGCCGTTCGGCGCGGTCGTGCAGCCCGCGTTCGTCAACGCGGTGGCGGGACTGCTGACGCAGACCAGCCCGGACGATCTGCTGACCGCGCTGCGCTCGCTCGAACGCGAGCTCGGGCGCGAACCGCCGCGCGAGCGCTGGGGACCGCGGCTCATCGATCTCGACCTGCTGGTGGTCGGGCGCGAGACGCGCTCGACGCCGGCGCTGACACTGCCGCATCCCGGCATTGCGGAACGCGACTTCGTGCTCTATCCACTGGCCGATATCGCGCCCGATCTCGAGGTCCCGGGCGCCGGCCGCGTGGCGGATCTGCGCGCGCGTGTCGCCGATCGCGGCATCACGCGATTGTGA
- a CDS encoding oligosaccharide flippase family protein — MSSFVSRGAVLASARLLNQALALLSPLLLVRLLDIVEYGRYRQFMAIAMLVTSLGGFALSANLTYLLARTPARAASDITKTSLLMLAVSVVSALVIVAFKPWIVPEEIADSWLPLALYVFMFLNLEVIVAYWLAQRQSAQVMVYTLVVTAWRLATLLGAALYFRDVEMIFVTIVVAEALKNLAIYLWLRAHRLLVFRWEHAVLREQVRLVAPLGLGSVLNKANEFGRVVVSMQMGPVATAIYTTAAYQVPLVNIVQTSLSDVIFPDMVKRAQKDPLEGLRLWKRAQLMVFAVICPSWVLLTYFAEPLVRLLFTDAYVAATPYFQVFLLLMLRQCFQFSTLLRSVEDNASFATSSAVSLGINIALIVALLPKFGLWGPTIGLVAGQMWSGFYLGRRVMQRYQVPVGGIYQWRKFWLSILASALALGAMHAAIEYLPRTALSAAAGVLLFGVVYTVAARFILSEEYGYVLRALTRRRQTT, encoded by the coding sequence ATGAGTTCATTTGTCTCGAGGGGCGCCGTGCTCGCCAGCGCGCGCCTTCTCAATCAGGCGCTGGCGCTCTTGAGTCCTCTGCTGCTGGTGCGCCTGCTGGACATCGTCGAGTACGGCCGCTACCGGCAGTTCATGGCTATCGCCATGCTGGTCACCTCTCTCGGCGGCTTCGCACTCTCCGCCAATCTCACCTATCTGCTGGCGCGCACCCCGGCGCGCGCCGCCTCGGACATCACCAAGACCTCGCTGTTGATGCTGGCTGTCTCGGTGGTCAGTGCGCTGGTCATCGTGGCGTTCAAGCCGTGGATCGTGCCGGAAGAAATCGCCGACAGCTGGCTGCCGCTGGCGTTGTACGTGTTCATGTTCCTCAATCTCGAGGTGATCGTCGCGTACTGGCTGGCGCAGCGGCAGTCGGCGCAGGTCATGGTGTACACGTTGGTGGTGACCGCGTGGCGGCTGGCGACCTTGCTCGGCGCCGCGCTGTATTTCCGCGACGTCGAGATGATCTTCGTCACGATCGTGGTCGCCGAAGCCCTCAAGAACCTGGCTATCTACCTGTGGCTGCGCGCACATCGCCTGCTGGTGTTCCGCTGGGAACACGCGGTGCTGCGCGAACAGGTGCGGCTGGTCGCCCCGCTCGGCCTGGGGTCGGTGCTCAACAAGGCGAATGAATTCGGCCGCGTCGTCGTCAGCATGCAGATGGGCCCGGTGGCCACGGCCATCTACACCACCGCCGCCTACCAGGTGCCGCTGGTGAACATCGTGCAGACCTCGTTGTCGGACGTGATCTTCCCCGACATGGTCAAACGCGCGCAGAAAGATCCGCTGGAAGGCCTGCGGCTGTGGAAACGTGCGCAGCTGATGGTGTTCGCCGTGATCTGCCCGTCCTGGGTGCTGCTCACCTACTTCGCCGAACCGCTGGTGCGGCTGCTGTTCACGGACGCATACGTCGCCGCGACGCCCTACTTCCAGGTGTTCCTGCTGCTCATGCTGCGTCAGTGCTTCCAGTTCTCGACGCTGCTGCGCAGTGTCGAGGACAACGCCTCGTTCGCGACTTCGAGCGCCGTCTCGCTCGGCATCAACATCGCCTTGATCGTCGCGCTTTTGCCGAAGTTCGGCCTGTGGGGTCCAACCATCGGCCTGGTCGCCGGGCAGATGTGGAGCGGCTTTTATCTCGGCCGCCGCGTGATGCAGCGTTACCAGGTGCCGGTCGGCGGGATCTATCAGTGGCGCAAGTTCTGGCTGTCGATCCTGGCGTCCGCGCTGGCGCTCGGCGCCATGCACGCCGCCATCGAATATCTGCCGCGCACCGCGCTCAGCGCGGCGGCCGGCGTGCTGCTGTTCGGCGTCGTCTACACGGTCGCGGCGCGTTTCATATTGAGCGAGGAATACGGCTACGTGTTGCGCGCCCTGACCCGCCGGCGGCAGACGACATGA
- a CDS encoding TMEM165/GDT1 family protein, which yields MEAFFVSAGVVALAEIGDKTQLLALLLATRFRAPLPIVLGIFVATIANHAFAGAVGNWVVTLLGAQALRWILGISFLAMAAWTLVPDSPPDEVTGPPRYGVFVTTAIAFFLVEMGDKTQIATVALAAQFHNLAAVVIGTTLGMMLANVPVVYLGDALIKRVSLKAVRIVAALVFASLGVYALVFAQ from the coding sequence TTGGAAGCATTTTTCGTTTCGGCCGGCGTCGTCGCGCTGGCCGAGATCGGCGACAAGACCCAACTACTCGCACTGCTGCTGGCGACGCGTTTTCGCGCGCCGCTGCCCATCGTGCTCGGCATCTTCGTCGCCACCATCGCCAACCACGCATTCGCCGGCGCGGTCGGCAACTGGGTGGTCACCCTGCTCGGCGCGCAAGCGTTGCGATGGATACTCGGGATTTCGTTCCTCGCCATGGCCGCCTGGACGCTGGTTCCGGATTCGCCACCCGATGAAGTCACTGGTCCGCCGCGGTACGGCGTGTTCGTCACGACTGCGATCGCCTTTTTCCTCGTGGAGATGGGCGACAAGACGCAGATCGCCACCGTCGCGCTGGCGGCGCAGTTTCACAATCTCGCGGCGGTGGTCATCGGCACCACGCTCGGCATGATGCTGGCGAACGTACCCGTGGTGTACCTGGGCGACGCGCTGATCAAGCGCGTGTCGCTCAAGGCGGTTCGCATCGTGGCCGCGCTGGTTTTTGCGTCGCTTGGCGTCTACGCGCTGGTCTTCGCCCAATAG